The following is a genomic window from Deinococcus yavapaiensis KR-236.
CGTCGCCGCTGGGAACGCCTCCAACGGCTCGAACACCGACGTCGCGTTGGTGCGGTACCTGCCGTAGGAGATGTGATGAAGAAGTGTTCTTTGCTGCTCTTGGCGCTCCTCATCGGCTGCGCCACGCCACCTCAAGCTCCCACCGGTCCTCGCGTGCTGGGCATCGTGCAAGTCACCGCCGGGCAGGACGCCGCCGTGCAGTGGGTGCGACCCGACGCGGACACCCTACGTGCCCTCGACCTCACCAGCATTCCCGCTGGCCTCGACGTGCAAGTCGTGCCCACCACCACCCCCTTCTTCGACGCGGGCGGCACCCGCTACCTGTACTCGCACCTCAAAGTGCGAAACGGTAAAGGCAGCACCCTCAACAGTGAACTCAAAAACGTCACTTTCCTCGCCCTCGACAACACCACTACTCTCGGCGACACCGCCATCGTCTCGATGCGCAACGCCGCAGGAGCGGCCATCACCAGCGTGGACGTCGCGCGTAGCCTACGACCCACCCACCGCATGCAAGGAGCGAGTGCTGTCGAATCGCTCGGCGCGGACTTGCAACTGTTCAGTGAAAGCGAGATCAGCTCGTTTTCCTCCGCGTTCCCGTGGGGCTTCGGGGTGCGGCACTGCTTGGACGTGAACTGCGACGCGTACGACAAGACCCTGCCGGGCAACCCGGCCCTCAATCAGTTCGATGGGCGGGTGACACTGGCGTTCAAGACGCCGATCACCACGAGTGCGAACACGCCCAAGAGCGCGTCGATGCTGTACTTGGTCGTCGCCGACAACACAACGAACGCGAGGGTGGTGCAGAGCAGCGAAGAGCAATTGACAGGCACCGTTGCGGGGAGGAGTGTCGTTCCAGCGGGCTTCGACCTCGTCAAACTACCCGGGTCGAACTTGCCGGGTGGAACGCAACTGAGCAACGTGCGCGTGGCGGGCACGGCGAGTACGACCACGACGACGCTGTTGACACGTCCTTCCTTGACAGCGAGTAACGCGGTATTTCAACAAGGGCAAGCCGTGACGTACGCCGTGAGTGGATCAGACCCGCAGAGCTCTACATTGACGTACACCGTCGCGGGAGGAGCGCTCCCGGCAGGATTGAATCTCAACGGCAGCACAGGAGCAGTCAGCGGTACGCCGTCGAGTTACGGGACATCCAATGTGACATGGAGGGTGACGAACGCCAGCGGGGAGTTCGACGAGAAGACCGTGACTTTGAGCGTGACGGCCACCCCGCCAAGCGTGACGGTTGAGAATCAAAGCTTGACGCAAGGACAGAGCGCGAACTTCACCGTCACGGCGAGCGAT
Proteins encoded in this region:
- a CDS encoding putative Ig domain-containing protein, which translates into the protein MKKCSLLLLALLIGCATPPQAPTGPRVLGIVQVTAGQDAAVQWVRPDADTLRALDLTSIPAGLDVQVVPTTTPFFDAGGTRYLYSHLKVRNGKGSTLNSELKNVTFLALDNTTTLGDTAIVSMRNAAGAAITSVDVARSLRPTHRMQGASAVESLGADLQLFSESEISSFSSAFPWGFGVRHCLDVNCDAYDKTLPGNPALNQFDGRVTLAFKTPITTSANTPKSASMLYLVVADNTTNARVVQSSEEQLTGTVAGRSVVPAGFDLVKLPGSNLPGGTQLSNVRVAGTASTTTTTLLTRPSLTASNAVFQQGQAVTYAVSGSDPQSSTLTYTVAGGALPAGLNLNGSTGAVSGTPSSYGTSNVTWRVTNASGEFDEKTVTLSVTATPPSVTVENQSLTQGQSANFTVTASDSQNLTLTYSLTQGSPLPAGLSLDSSTGVVSGTPTTVGTTNVTFQVTNSGGGTASKAITITVNSASGSLDTTFGSGGKVTTPIGTSGEEAYALVMQPDGKLVAAGATFNGSNFDFALVRYNSNGTLDTTFGSGGKVTTPIGTSNDFAYALVMQPDGKLVAAGATYNGSNSDLALVRYNSNGSLDTTFGTSGKVTTPIGTSDDQAHALVMQPDGKLVAAGQASNGSNFDFALVRYNSNGTLDTTFGSGGKVTTPIGTSNDYAYALVMQPDGKLIAAGRTINGSTYDFALVRYNSNGSLDTTFGTSGKVTTAMSVYNDEVRALAVQPDGKLVAAGSGDGITLVRYQP